A window of the Isosphaera pallida ATCC 43644 genome harbors these coding sequences:
- a CDS encoding dockerin type I domain-containing protein, whose amino-acid sequence MKPWWLGKARSRRQSRPEVVECERRRVLTIGPRPFAEVILERDAAALELNLAEAAIRPGGPASGLGVVLSLDATPIDSAPFAGLRVTRAAADSVPRRGVAPRAIVRVHGLPTQPTTERLLIQTGLVPLRLTRLGVPPAAQVPLDDPAFNPTIGPELVLRLGLAGDVNGDFQVNNQDIQQIRSRIGARADVQSSASAGEEGNRPPRRARPLPNRLPYLARADVDGDGRITSRDLDFAQRNLGTRVFPQPLTIQAGLDPSSDPNGDGVAIRARETLMVRTRPWAQVALDLDGDGHFDRFTQANGRGVARLTNLPLADGFNPFALRVVDPLGRRVDQLVTLQRIDPLARINQATLEAIAAANAPTPVAARAAAMVHLAVFDAINAITNQFVGYRFAASPGLSASVEAAAIAAGHRMLTGLFPEQAARFDALRAGLLAQLPDDPARLQGAAAGIQAAEALLADRLFDGAATAGVPLPGPTPVPSPVGLWEPTPPQLRPALLPRWGQVRPFGVAIAAGILGRPPALDDPTYAQAWANVRDLGSAVSTQRDADQSDQARFWDAPIGTTTPVGQWNRVADAWLRHHPARFDPTSSARVFALLNTALADAAILAWSVQYDEQFWRPISAIRRADEDGNPQTASQTEWTPLLITPASPSFPSDHALLAGAAETVLTSLLGDQPPPEGFTLTPEGPAAALVAPRRFETLAQAVNEAAQSRVLGGVNFPFDVERGLQAGRALGRATVEELLQPPNLPLPSASLSPKV is encoded by the coding sequence ATGAAACCATGGTGGCTGGGCAAGGCTCGTTCCCGGCGTCAAAGCCGTCCCGAGGTCGTGGAGTGCGAGCGCCGGCGCGTGCTGACGATCGGGCCGCGACCCTTCGCGGAGGTTATTCTGGAACGCGACGCCGCGGCGCTCGAACTGAATCTCGCCGAGGCGGCGATCCGTCCAGGCGGTCCGGCGTCGGGTTTGGGGGTGGTGCTGTCGCTGGACGCCACGCCGATCGATTCCGCTCCCTTCGCCGGGTTGAGGGTGACGCGAGCCGCCGCGGACTCGGTTCCCCGGCGTGGGGTCGCTCCCCGAGCGATCGTGCGGGTTCATGGACTGCCCACCCAACCGACCACGGAGCGTCTTTTGATTCAAACGGGTCTCGTTCCGTTGAGGCTGACCCGCCTAGGGGTTCCCCCCGCCGCTCAGGTGCCGCTGGACGACCCGGCCTTCAACCCGACGATCGGCCCCGAGTTGGTCCTGCGTCTGGGTCTGGCGGGCGATGTCAATGGAGATTTTCAGGTCAACAACCAGGATATTCAGCAGATTCGGTCCCGCATAGGAGCACGAGCCGATGTCCAGTCGTCTGCCTCTGCCGGCGAGGAGGGCAACCGTCCCCCACGTCGCGCCCGTCCCCTTCCCAACCGCCTTCCCTATCTTGCGCGCGCGGATGTGGACGGCGACGGACGCATCACTTCGCGCGACTTGGATTTCGCCCAGCGCAATCTAGGCACTCGGGTTTTTCCGCAACCTCTGACCATCCAGGCTGGTCTCGATCCGTCGTCCGACCCCAACGGCGACGGCGTGGCAATCCGCGCCCGCGAGACTCTGATGGTTCGCACCAGGCCCTGGGCGCAGGTCGCGCTCGATCTCGACGGCGATGGCCATTTCGATCGTTTCACCCAGGCCAATGGCCGGGGCGTAGCGCGTCTGACTAACCTCCCGCTGGCCGACGGATTCAACCCATTCGCTCTGAGGGTGGTTGATCCCCTGGGACGGCGGGTCGATCAACTGGTCACGCTGCAACGGATCGACCCCCTCGCGCGGATCAACCAGGCGACCCTAGAGGCGATTGCCGCGGCCAACGCACCGACTCCAGTGGCGGCGCGGGCGGCGGCGATGGTGCATTTAGCGGTGTTCGACGCCATCAATGCGATCACCAACCAGTTCGTGGGGTATCGGTTTGCCGCCTCGCCGGGCTTGTCGGCGTCGGTCGAGGCCGCGGCGATTGCGGCCGGTCATCGGATGCTTACGGGGTTGTTCCCTGAGCAGGCCGCTCGGTTCGATGCGTTACGCGCGGGGTTGCTCGCCCAACTGCCCGACGACCCGGCGCGTCTTCAGGGAGCCGCGGCAGGGATTCAGGCCGCCGAGGCTCTATTGGCCGACCGGCTTTTCGATGGTGCGGCCACCGCGGGCGTTCCGTTGCCGGGACCAACGCCGGTGCCCAGTCCGGTCGGCCTCTGGGAACCGACGCCTCCCCAGTTGCGGCCGGCGTTGCTGCCTCGCTGGGGACAGGTGCGGCCCTTCGGCGTGGCGATCGCGGCGGGAATTTTGGGAAGGCCCCCTGCGCTGGACGATCCCACCTACGCCCAGGCGTGGGCCAACGTGCGCGACCTCGGTTCAGCCGTCTCGACCCAACGCGATGCTGACCAGAGCGACCAGGCCCGTTTCTGGGACGCTCCTATCGGCACCACGACTCCAGTGGGTCAATGGAACCGGGTGGCCGACGCCTGGTTGCGGCACCATCCCGCCCGATTCGACCCAACCTCCTCGGCTCGCGTCTTCGCCCTACTCAACACGGCGCTGGCCGACGCGGCGATCCTTGCTTGGTCAGTCCAATACGACGAACAGTTTTGGCGTCCGATCTCGGCGATCCGGCGAGCCGACGAGGACGGCAACCCTCAAACCGCCTCGCAAACCGAGTGGACACCGTTGCTGATCACCCCCGCCTCCCCCTCCTTCCCTAGCGACCACGCCTTGCTCGCCGGGGCTGCCGAGACCGTCTTGACCAGCCTTCTGGGCGACCAACCTCCGCCCGAGGGCTTCACCCTGACCCCCGAAGGACCCGCCGCGGCCCTTGTCGCTCCCAGACGGTTCGAGACCCTCGCCCAGGCGGTCAACGAGGCCGCTCAAAGCCGCGTGCTAGGCGGCGTCAACTTCCCCTTTGATGTCGAGCGGGGACTCCAGGCCGGCCGCGCTCTGGGACGCGCCACCGTCGAGGAACTGCTCCAACCCCCCAACCTCCCGTTGCCCTCGGCGTCCTTATCACCAAAAGTTTAA
- a CDS encoding extracellular solute-binding protein encodes MTPITFPRHQTLGLAIALFSPLVLVVVGCGGQPTTEPGLATRRVVPYVALDREFSEPILEAIGQREGLEIQAKYDVESTKTVGLTNAIILEADNPRCDLFWNNEIVNTLRLKKRGLLAVYRPKGAEAIPDAFKDPEGTWHGFAARARVLIVNTDLVPEDQRPDSIESLADPAWKGRIGLAKPLFGTTASHAACLFVVWGDAKAKDYFRRLKANQVQILAGNKTVARAVADGQLAFGLTDTDDAIIEQRDGKPVAIVYPDRRPDQLGTLFIPNTIAILKNAPHPEAARALADALLTAEVEARLAAGPSAQIPVIAGVAGPQGIETPATVHPMTVEFSQAADAFDRAAAFLETEFLAP; translated from the coding sequence ATGACCCCGATCACCTTCCCCCGCCACCAGACGTTAGGTCTGGCGATCGCGCTGTTCTCCCCGCTAGTGCTGGTGGTCGTCGGCTGCGGTGGCCAACCAACGACCGAGCCGGGCTTGGCGACCCGCCGGGTGGTGCCTTATGTGGCGCTCGATCGGGAATTTTCCGAGCCGATTTTGGAGGCGATTGGTCAACGCGAGGGCTTGGAGATTCAGGCCAAGTACGACGTGGAAAGTACCAAGACGGTCGGCCTGACTAACGCCATCATTTTGGAGGCCGACAATCCGCGTTGCGACCTGTTTTGGAACAACGAGATCGTCAACACCCTGCGGCTCAAGAAGCGGGGACTGCTAGCCGTGTATCGCCCCAAGGGGGCCGAGGCGATTCCGGACGCCTTCAAGGACCCCGAGGGGACCTGGCATGGCTTCGCGGCCCGCGCCCGGGTGCTGATCGTCAACACCGACCTCGTGCCCGAGGACCAACGGCCCGACTCGATCGAGAGCCTGGCCGACCCGGCCTGGAAGGGGCGAATTGGCCTGGCCAAGCCGTTGTTCGGTACCACCGCCTCGCACGCCGCTTGCCTCTTCGTAGTCTGGGGCGACGCCAAAGCCAAGGACTATTTCCGACGGCTCAAGGCCAACCAAGTCCAAATCCTGGCGGGTAACAAAACGGTCGCCCGCGCCGTGGCCGACGGCCAACTCGCCTTCGGCCTAACCGATACCGACGACGCCATCATTGAACAGCGCGACGGCAAGCCCGTGGCGATTGTCTATCCCGACCGCCGGCCCGACCAACTCGGCACCTTGTTCATCCCCAACACGATCGCCATCCTCAAAAACGCCCCGCATCCTGAAGCGGCCCGCGCCCTGGCCGATGCGTTGCTGACCGCCGAGGTCGAAGCCCGTCTGGCCGCTGGTCCCTCGGCCCAGATTCCGGTCATCGCCGGGGTCGCGGGCCCTCAAGGGATCGAAACCCCTGCCACCGTTCACCCCATGACCGTCGAATTCTCCCAGGCTGCCGACGCCTTCGACCGCGCTGCCGCCTTTCTTGAAACCGAATTCCTGGCTCCATGA
- a CDS encoding PEP-CTERM sorting domain-containing protein (PEP-CTERM proteins occur, often in large numbers, in the proteomes of bacteria that also encode an exosortase, a predicted intramembrane cysteine proteinase. The presence of a PEP-CTERM domain at a protein's C-terminus predicts cleavage within the sorting domain, followed by covalent anchoring to some some component of the (usually Gram-negative) cell surface. Many PEP-CTERM proteins exhibit an unusual sequence composition that includes large numbers of potential glycosylation sites. Expression of one such protein has been shown restore the ability of a bacterium to form floc, a type of biofilm.) yields MTPLGHHLAPARAVYFSATPVCVPFSDLATYVATGLAISATRSGMMQAAKLLDRFVPTVTTPFLTRAWSRLISTFLNLKEVSLVKSFTPVRLLLMWVLATFIVAPSIQAEVVYDNTTNDTFLGYDALVDGTRAGGDQITLGGTNRLLTSFFTQIFNTSGTVGTTDLTLALFNVSGSFVGTPIGSPVTLTNIALPDTFDLVDVEFTGLNQAVPDNLIFFLEFTNITGGAAPNLSVFTPPTIGSSSANFFWVIQTDGTYATGTLLDTNNVPISNINARLTAQPLNGDPGNAIPEPSTLGLTTLVGLVALTGWNRRPRCASRLS; encoded by the coding sequence ATGACCCCCCTCGGACACCATCTGGCCCCGGCTCGTGCGGTTTATTTTTCGGCAACTCCGGTTTGCGTTCCCTTCTCCGACCTGGCAACATACGTCGCCACTGGCCTCGCCATCTCAGCAACCCGGAGCGGGATGATGCAAGCCGCCAAACTCCTCGATCGTTTCGTCCCAACCGTCACGACGCCGTTTCTCACACGGGCCTGGTCTCGTTTGATCTCCACGTTTCTCAATCTCAAGGAGGTCTCGCTGGTGAAGTCTTTCACCCCGGTTCGCTTGCTTCTCATGTGGGTTCTGGCAACCTTCATAGTTGCCCCTTCCATTCAGGCGGAAGTGGTCTACGACAACACCACAAACGATACGTTCTTGGGCTACGATGCCCTTGTGGACGGCACTCGCGCTGGCGGCGACCAGATCACCCTGGGCGGCACCAATCGGCTCTTGACCAGCTTCTTCACCCAGATCTTCAATACTTCGGGCACGGTCGGGACCACCGACCTGACCCTGGCGCTCTTCAATGTCTCGGGTAGTTTCGTGGGCACGCCCATTGGTTCGCCTGTGACCCTGACCAATATCGCCCTGCCCGACACCTTCGACCTGGTGGATGTCGAGTTCACCGGACTCAACCAGGCTGTCCCCGACAACCTCATCTTCTTTCTGGAGTTCACCAACATCACCGGCGGTGCGGCTCCCAACTTGAGCGTGTTCACCCCGCCGACCATTGGATCCTCCAGCGCCAATTTCTTCTGGGTGATCCAAACCGATGGCACCTACGCCACCGGGACGCTGCTGGACACCAACAACGTCCCGATTTCCAACATCAATGCTCGCCTCACGGCTCAACCGCTCAATGGCGATCCCGGCAACGCGATTCCCGAACCGTCCACCCTGGGCCTAACCACTTTGGTCGGTCTGGTGGCGTTGACTGGTTGGAATCGTCGTCCCCGCTGCGCGTCCCGTTTGTCCTGA
- a CDS encoding serine/threonine protein kinase: protein MSDPSLPNTSPPPDETDGEGNKTRTYTPATLVSESSLAVGPPQFGQPAETESAEQVCPPTISHHPHHPVGGSGDSGTRRSSDSEMRPPHWPAGMGSVGEEEEDQEGEDTVPPELRAILPGQGKCEIRLRYDKFRMLAHGKGGLGQVFIARDRVLNRRVAIKVIRPDSAGKMEGGLQEAYRRFHHEAIITGRLDHPGIVPVYALSPGRDSNDPPFYVMRLIQGRDLSKAIHEYHRLDDLTEEQRRERRVKFHTLLTQFVSICNTIAYAHSKRVIHRDLKPRNIMLGKFDETLVVDWGLAQILTKEQVDGLPDQVQTVPLTQPELEKLIRERATSLSATGEGSSPASQPAPPRNDGAGTLPYMSPEQITGQPLTPASDLYALGTILFEILTGRPPYLPKQQGVDRVIEAIPRGDFPCPRQLKPGIAPALEAICLKAMKVQPEDRYRSAKELADEVERFLADEKVHAYAEPRWERLGRWSRRHRGATVGFGLGLVVVALVAIMSAGFLNMLANREAEARAQAEQSRERLMVLSARLAAKNVGSVLEEHLRVLEQQAADEELRRLMTDFAREEPPPNLPAPPIKPDRIAALKQGVLGKLDEWIGYRIDKIKDQLPGAQQRSGKKGIDSCVIFDAAGRQLARVPDDPRQLGNTFFYRDHFHGSGQDMLPNQVGSERPRILFSHISIPYRSANDRRLKIAFSTPIYANNEARANRDPSQILGTLAMTLPLGYFAFLEDDLNGTNQSVMIINLGNDQLAPNQNDPNRFVEPQQGLVLHHREIEARNDADADEPIFRIDDRTLKLFKQYRRSSDGDLSNGLPNLLPDFVNPLHPEHPPQLAAFEEVLLPKRALNHFHWFIVIQRENQ from the coding sequence ATGTCCGACCCATCCCTCCCCAACACCTCCCCCCCTCCCGACGAAACCGACGGGGAAGGCAACAAGACTCGGACGTATACCCCGGCAACGTTGGTTTCGGAGTCGAGTCTGGCGGTGGGCCCACCCCAGTTCGGGCAACCGGCGGAGACGGAGAGCGCCGAGCAAGTCTGCCCCCCGACCATCTCACACCACCCCCACCACCCGGTCGGTGGATCGGGGGATTCGGGGACGAGAAGGTCTAGCGACTCGGAGATGCGGCCCCCCCACTGGCCAGCGGGCATGGGGTCGGTCGGGGAAGAGGAGGAGGATCAGGAGGGGGAGGACACCGTGCCTCCAGAACTCCGGGCGATCCTGCCGGGCCAGGGCAAGTGTGAGATTCGCCTCCGCTATGATAAGTTCCGAATGCTCGCGCACGGCAAAGGCGGGTTGGGCCAGGTCTTCATTGCCCGCGACCGCGTCCTCAATCGCCGGGTGGCCATCAAGGTGATTCGCCCCGATTCGGCCGGGAAAATGGAGGGCGGTCTCCAGGAGGCGTACCGACGGTTTCACCACGAGGCGATTATCACCGGACGCCTGGACCATCCCGGCATTGTGCCAGTGTACGCCCTCTCTCCCGGCAGAGATTCCAACGACCCGCCGTTTTATGTGATGCGGCTCATCCAGGGCCGCGACCTTTCCAAAGCGATCCACGAATATCACCGTCTGGATGATTTGACCGAAGAGCAGCGCCGCGAACGTCGGGTCAAGTTCCACACCTTATTGACCCAATTCGTGTCGATCTGCAACACGATCGCGTATGCGCACAGCAAGCGGGTCATCCACCGCGACCTCAAGCCGCGCAACATCATGCTGGGCAAGTTCGACGAGACCTTGGTGGTCGATTGGGGACTGGCCCAGATTCTCACCAAGGAGCAGGTGGACGGGCTGCCCGATCAGGTGCAGACGGTGCCGCTTACCCAGCCCGAGCTCGAAAAGTTGATCCGGGAGCGGGCTACTTCCCTCTCGGCCACCGGGGAAGGTTCTTCTCCGGCCAGTCAACCAGCCCCGCCCCGTAACGACGGCGCTGGCACCCTGCCCTACATGTCGCCCGAACAGATCACCGGTCAGCCTCTCACACCGGCCAGCGACCTGTACGCGCTGGGGACGATCCTGTTTGAGATCCTTACCGGACGCCCGCCCTACCTGCCCAAGCAGCAAGGAGTGGATCGGGTGATTGAAGCGATCCCTCGAGGCGATTTCCCCTGTCCCCGTCAACTCAAGCCGGGAATTGCGCCGGCTCTGGAGGCGATCTGCCTCAAGGCAATGAAGGTCCAACCCGAAGACCGCTACCGCTCGGCCAAGGAACTGGCCGACGAGGTGGAACGCTTCCTCGCCGACGAAAAGGTTCACGCCTACGCCGAACCCCGCTGGGAACGTCTGGGCCGCTGGAGCCGTCGGCATCGCGGGGCGACCGTTGGCTTTGGGCTGGGGCTAGTCGTCGTAGCGCTGGTGGCGATCATGTCGGCGGGATTCCTGAACATGCTGGCCAACCGCGAGGCCGAAGCGCGCGCCCAAGCCGAACAATCGCGGGAACGGCTGATGGTCCTCTCGGCCCGTCTGGCCGCCAAGAATGTGGGCAGCGTGCTGGAGGAACATCTCCGGGTCCTGGAGCAACAGGCCGCCGACGAGGAACTCCGTCGCTTGATGACTGACTTCGCCCGCGAGGAACCTCCGCCCAACCTGCCTGCCCCCCCCATCAAACCAGATCGAATCGCCGCTCTCAAACAAGGCGTCCTGGGCAAACTCGACGAGTGGATCGGCTATCGCATCGACAAGATCAAAGACCAACTCCCCGGCGCTCAACAACGGAGCGGAAAAAAAGGCATCGACAGCTGTGTGATCTTCGACGCCGCCGGCCGCCAACTCGCCCGCGTCCCCGACGACCCCAGACAACTCGGCAACACCTTCTTTTACCGCGACCATTTCCACGGCAGCGGTCAAGACATGCTCCCAAACCAGGTCGGCTCCGAGCGGCCGCGCATCCTATTCTCGCACATCTCCATCCCCTACCGAAGCGCCAACGACAGACGGCTCAAAATCGCCTTTTCCACCCCGATCTACGCCAACAACGAGGCCCGAGCCAATCGCGACCCCTCCCAAATCCTGGGCACCCTGGCCATGACCCTCCCCCTAGGCTACTTCGCCTTCCTTGAGGACGACCTCAACGGCACCAATCAGTCGGTCATGATCATCAACCTCGGCAACGACCAACTCGCCCCCAACCAAAACGATCCCAACCGATTCGTCGAACCGCAGCAGGGTCTCGTCCTCCACCACAGGGAAATCGAAGCGCGTAACGACGCCGACGCCGACGAACCCATCTTTCGGATCGACGACCGCACGCTCAAACTCTTCAAACAATACCGCCGCTCCTCCGACGGTGATCTCTCCAACGGCTTGCCCAACCTCCTGCCCGATTTCGTCAATCCACTCCACCCCGAACACCCCCCCCAACTGGCTGCCTTCGAAGAAGTCCTCCTCCCCAAACGCGCCTTGAACCATTTTCATTGGTTCATCGTCATCCAACGCGAAAACCAATAA
- a CDS encoding exo-beta-1 3-glucanase-like protein — protein sequence MISATARLGFALIGGWLVVGPEMGSAGVAWGQREPTPPATLSRESPFRLFRELTGPRPPRLISYSPSQLDPRNPANQNALATTSLQNDLKTLKAAGFDGLILYGYNESVGPRIAALAKIEGFTILLPGIWDLRSSNEIDGVAKLVQLHRDDFALGVVVGNEGITFGRYEPIDLEIAAARLRAQLPPGIPLTTSEPLGSYDAEFVRTFGDFLAPNIHPVFDQPELNPVQAASWTRTQAADLAQRAGKPVLVKETGFPHAGKPSYTPETQKQFWEAYLRPGLLARDPGHPDLWRYHGVAFEAFDLPWKAEASQLPIEKSWGLFDNNRRPQPALEVWRISRPR from the coding sequence ATGATCTCCGCGACCGCTCGGCTGGGATTCGCGCTGATTGGCGGGTGGTTGGTCGTTGGCCCAGAGATGGGGAGCGCGGGCGTGGCTTGGGGCCAACGGGAACCCACTCCCCCCGCGACATTGTCCCGGGAATCCCCCTTCCGGCTGTTCCGGGAACTGACCGGCCCGCGTCCGCCGCGGTTGATCTCGTATTCCCCCTCCCAGCTCGACCCTCGCAACCCAGCCAATCAGAACGCCCTGGCCACGACCTCGTTGCAGAACGACCTCAAGACGCTCAAGGCAGCGGGATTCGACGGCTTGATCCTTTACGGTTACAACGAGTCGGTTGGTCCACGGATCGCGGCGCTGGCCAAAATCGAGGGATTCACGATTCTCTTACCGGGAATCTGGGATCTTCGCTCGTCCAACGAGATCGATGGGGTGGCCAAGCTCGTCCAGTTGCATCGGGACGACTTCGCCCTGGGAGTGGTGGTGGGCAACGAGGGGATCACCTTCGGGCGATATGAACCGATCGACCTGGAAATCGCCGCGGCCCGGTTGCGTGCCCAGCTGCCGCCGGGGATTCCCCTGACGACCAGCGAGCCGCTAGGGAGTTACGACGCCGAATTCGTGCGGACCTTCGGCGACTTCCTCGCCCCCAACATCCATCCGGTCTTCGATCAACCCGAGCTGAACCCGGTTCAAGCGGCGTCCTGGACCCGCACGCAGGCCGCCGACCTGGCCCAACGCGCTGGCAAACCGGTGCTGGTCAAGGAGACCGGGTTTCCTCACGCCGGCAAGCCGTCCTACACCCCCGAGACCCAAAAGCAGTTCTGGGAAGCGTATTTGCGTCCCGGTCTGCTGGCCCGCGACCCCGGACACCCCGACCTTTGGCGCTACCACGGGGTCGCCTTCGAGGCGTTCGACCTGCCCTGGAAGGCCGAGGCGTCCCAACTGCCAATCGAAAAGTCCTGGGGGCTGTTCGACAACAACCGCCGACCCCAACCGGCACTAGAGGTCTGGCGCATATCCCGCCCACGCTAA
- a CDS encoding CHAP domain-containing protein — MTNHWLATLGMVVGVAVTWDPLGSLSPVQEAETTARPDLNARVLAFCREALGTSVGDGECYALADHALRAAGAKRAIHYPQEPNRGDYVWGERVVAWSIAPNGKRTRQGHPRDVRPGDIVQFRDAVFERRGARSISFRSADHHTAVVERITGETLTVLHQNSNGRRDVTRETYRLSDLKRGWVRVDRPQADDGSDPFGLRRSPPLVLPPEQSDPASPPGP; from the coding sequence ATGACGAATCATTGGCTTGCCACCCTCGGAATGGTTGTTGGCGTCGCGGTCACGTGGGATCCGCTGGGGTCGCTGTCGCCCGTCCAAGAGGCGGAAACGACCGCGCGACCCGATCTCAACGCGCGGGTTCTGGCCTTCTGCCGGGAAGCGTTGGGCACCTCCGTGGGCGACGGGGAATGTTATGCTTTGGCCGACCACGCCTTGAGGGCCGCCGGAGCCAAACGCGCGATCCATTATCCCCAGGAACCCAATCGGGGCGATTATGTCTGGGGCGAGCGAGTGGTCGCCTGGTCGATCGCGCCTAACGGCAAGCGGACACGTCAGGGCCACCCCCGCGACGTCAGACCCGGCGACATCGTGCAGTTCCGCGACGCCGTCTTCGAGCGCCGCGGCGCGCGGTCGATCTCGTTCCGTTCCGCCGACCATCACACCGCCGTGGTCGAGCGAATCACTGGCGAGACCCTCACTGTGTTGCATCAAAATTCCAACGGACGCCGCGACGTGACCCGCGAGACCTATCGCCTGAGCGACCTCAAGCGGGGTTGGGTGCGGGTCGATCGTCCCCAAGCCGACGACGGCAGCGACCCGTTCGGCTTGCGTCGTTCGCCGCCTCTGGTCCTCCCGCCAGAGCAATCCGACCCGGCGTCTCCACCCGGACCCTGA
- a CDS encoding rhamnulokinase — MTATSDYLALDLGAESGRGLLGRFDGHRLTLEEVHRFPNVPVRLMRTLHWDLPRLFNDIKDTIRKARLNQARLDAVGVDTWGVDFGLIGKGDTLLGNPVHYRDERTQGIPEKVFETLPREELYNLTGLQILPFNTVFQLIAMKRAESPLLECAETLLMMPDLVNWLLTGRRVCEYTDSSTSQLLDPRTRNWSDEVCRRLDLPRSILPDLIPPGTELGTLLPSVAEETGAHGLAVIAPATHDTASAVAAVPARGDSDWCYLSSGTWSLMGIETPAPIINETTSQLNFTNEGGIDGTTRVLKNIMGLWIVQECRRAWERSTGREWTYDDLIPRAYSAAPFVSLIDPDDPRFLPPGDMPGRIAALCRETGQPEPADEGAVLRCAMESLALKYRVVVEMLERISGRPIRTIHIVGGGTQNTLLCQFTADATGRVVLAGPIEATAIGNLLVQAMGRGKLSGLKELREVVARSFPLAEYEPRDRAAWDDAAGRFAELTARRG; from the coding sequence ATGACCGCCACCAGTGATTATCTGGCCCTTGATCTAGGGGCCGAAAGCGGCCGGGGTTTGCTGGGTCGTTTCGACGGCCACCGCCTGACCCTGGAGGAAGTGCATCGCTTCCCCAACGTGCCGGTGCGTTTGATGCGGACGCTGCACTGGGATTTGCCCCGGTTGTTCAACGACATCAAGGACACAATCCGCAAAGCGCGGCTCAACCAAGCGCGGCTGGACGCGGTGGGTGTGGACACTTGGGGGGTCGATTTCGGCCTGATCGGCAAGGGCGACACCCTGCTGGGCAATCCGGTCCACTATCGGGACGAACGCACTCAGGGCATCCCCGAGAAGGTCTTCGAGACGCTGCCCCGCGAAGAATTGTACAACCTCACGGGCCTTCAGATTCTTCCATTCAACACGGTCTTTCAACTCATCGCCATGAAGCGGGCCGAGTCGCCGCTGCTGGAATGCGCCGAGACTCTCTTGATGATGCCCGACCTCGTCAACTGGTTGCTCACGGGGCGGCGGGTCTGCGAATACACTGATTCCAGCACTAGTCAATTGCTCGACCCCCGGACCCGCAACTGGTCCGACGAGGTCTGTCGGCGTCTGGACCTACCCCGCTCCATCCTGCCGGACCTGATCCCGCCGGGGACCGAGTTGGGCACCTTGCTGCCCTCGGTCGCCGAGGAGACCGGTGCCCACGGCTTGGCGGTCATCGCGCCGGCGACTCACGACACCGCCTCGGCTGTTGCGGCTGTGCCGGCCCGGGGCGACTCCGATTGGTGCTACCTGAGTTCGGGAACCTGGTCGCTCATGGGGATCGAAACCCCTGCGCCAATCATTAATGAAACCACGTCCCAGCTCAACTTCACCAACGAGGGCGGAATCGACGGCACCACCCGCGTTCTCAAGAATATCATGGGACTTTGGATCGTTCAGGAGTGCCGCCGCGCTTGGGAACGCTCGACCGGGCGGGAATGGACCTACGACGACTTAATCCCCCGCGCCTATTCAGCTGCGCCGTTCGTCTCGTTGATTGACCCGGACGACCCCCGGTTTCTCCCACCCGGCGACATGCCGGGACGGATCGCGGCCCTCTGCCGCGAAACTGGCCAGCCCGAACCAGCCGACGAGGGGGCGGTGTTGCGTTGCGCGATGGAGAGCCTGGCGCTCAAGTATCGCGTGGTGGTCGAGATGCTGGAACGGATCTCGGGCCGGCCGATCCGTACCATTCACATCGTCGGCGGCGGAACTCAAAACACCCTGCTGTGTCAATTCACCGCCGACGCGACCGGTCGGGTCGTGCTGGCCGGACCGATCGAGGCCACGGCGATCGGCAATCTATTGGTGCAGGCCATGGGGCGGGGCAAGCTCTCGGGTCTCAAGGAGCTGCGTGAGGTGGTCGCTCGCTCCTTCCCCCTGGCCGAGTACGAGCCACGCGACCGCGCCGCCTGGGACGACGCGGCCGGACGTTTCGCCGAGTTAACCGCCCGTCGCGGTTGA